Genomic DNA from Mycobacterium stomatepiae:
AGGGCGTGCACCGCAAGCTGACCCGCAAAGAGGTGCTGCACTACACCCAGGTCGTCGCCGGCGCCGGCAACGAGACCACCGGGCGGCTGATCGGCTGGCTGGCCAAGGTGCTCGCCGAACACCCCGACCAGCGCCGAGAAATCCACCAGGACCGCTCCCTGCTGAACCGCACCGTCGACGAGACACTGCGCTTCGAACCTACCGGCCCTCACGTAGCTCGCTGGATGGCAAAGGATTTCGAGTGCTACGGCACCACCATTCCGGCGGGCAGCGCGATGCTGCTGCTCTTCGGCGCCGCCAACCGCGACCCGCGCCGATATACCGATCCGGACACGTTCAACATCCATCGCGACAACATCTCGCACATCACCTTCGGAAAAGGCGTGCACTACTGCCTCGGAGCAAACCTGGCCCGGCTGGAGGGACGCGTCGCGCTGGACGAGATCCTCAATCGCTGGCCCGAGTGGGATATCGATTACGACACAGCGCAACTCAGCCCGACGTCGACGGTGCGCGGGTGGGAGCGACTGCGGGTGATGCTACCCTAAACGGTCAGGCGTCGCGGTCTCGCCGAGCCTTCGGTTCCGGCATTTCGTAGCGGTCCAGGAGTCGATTGACCAGTGCGATGGCCGTCTCGTGGCCGGCCGAGGAACCCAGCCCCTCTTCCAAGATCAGCGTGCGGCCGATCGAAGCGATGAAGAACGCGATCGCTGCGGGTGGGAATTCGTCGGTGTCGATGCCGTGTTCGCGGATGATGAAGTTCAGCGCGGTGATCTGCTGCTCGCGCCACCGATCCGACCAGGTGGCGATCTCCGCCCGAATCTCCTTGCGGTGGTTGGCAAGTCCCATGAACTCC
This window encodes:
- a CDS encoding TetR/AcrR family transcriptional regulator produces the protein MLVAATSQIMVEEGYAAATSRRVAAKAGVKPALVHYYFPTMDELYLAVFRVGAAIYLEKQQQALASDRPLHAFWDTLTAPKDTRLLLEFMGLANHRKEIRAEIATWSDRWREQQITALNFIIREHGIDTDEFPPAAIAFFIASIGRTLILEEGLGSSAGHETAIALVNRLLDRYEMPEPKARRDRDA